A single window of Leeuwenhoekiella sp. MAR_2009_132 DNA harbors:
- a CDS encoding YggS family pyridoxal phosphate-dependent enzyme: protein MPSISENLKTIKQSLPENVTLVAVSKTKPNADLQQAYDAGQRVFGENKIQEMTDKWDSLPKDIDWHMIGHVQTNKVKYMAPYVGLIHSADRLKLFKEIDKEAAKNDRTIRVLLQIKIAEEDSKFGMKPTEAIELLTGDKLKTNYPNVEVIGLMGMASFVDDENQLKREFSVLEKIYEQFKTKHGFNTLSMGMSGDYKLAISHGSTMVRIGSAIFGERNYN, encoded by the coding sequence ATGCCTTCCATTTCTGAAAATTTAAAAACTATAAAACAAAGTTTACCCGAAAATGTTACGTTAGTTGCTGTCTCTAAAACAAAGCCTAATGCAGATTTACAACAAGCTTATGATGCAGGACAACGTGTTTTTGGAGAAAATAAAATTCAGGAAATGACCGATAAATGGGATTCGCTTCCTAAAGATATAGACTGGCATATGATAGGTCATGTACAAACCAATAAGGTAAAGTATATGGCACCATACGTGGGTTTAATACACAGCGCAGACCGTTTAAAGTTGTTTAAAGAAATAGACAAAGAGGCTGCAAAGAACGACCGAACTATACGTGTTTTGCTTCAAATTAAAATAGCTGAAGAAGACAGTAAATTTGGTATGAAACCTACTGAAGCTATAGAACTATTAACCGGTGATAAATTAAAGACTAATTATCCTAATGTAGAAGTTATAGGTCTTATGGGAATGGCTTCTTTTGTTGATGACGAAAACCAACTCAAACGTGAATTTTCAGTATTAGAAAAAATCTATGAGCAATTTAAAACTAAGCACGGCTTTAATACCCTTTCTATGGGAATGAGCGGTGATTATAAATTAGCTATTAGCCACGGCAGTACGATGGTACGCATAGGAAGTGCTATTTTTGGAGAACGTAATTATAATTAA
- a CDS encoding exonuclease domain-containing protein: MYAILDLETTGGKYNEEGVTEVAIYKYDGHQVVDQFISLVNPERPIQAFVVGLTGINNEMLRNAPKFYEVAKRIIEITQDCIIVAHNAQFDYRILQLEFDRLGYDYQRKSLCTVELAQSLLPDQESYSLGKLVRNLGIPITDRHRASGDALATVKLFKLLLAKDSQKIIIQEAIKLNPKKKIDTKLRDLIAETPSTTGVFYMHNTNGKIILIGKSRNIKKRVTQHFSNDNRKSKQIQEDVQAISYEETGSELIALLKENEEVKKNKPLHNRTYRRLKFKAQLVSFTDDKGYINLSIEKADARKDSIATFATAHVAKTNLERIIEEYNLCAAKTNLNTQKDRCTDKSCSGACFEEESFEDYNKRVDEFINSISFKNRSVALIDRGRTSDERSLILIEDGKFMGIGFYNLNFQLNNPEILHRIITPMQDNLDAKHIIQSYLRVKKIIKTVDLNQLIN, encoded by the coding sequence ATGTATGCAATACTCGATTTAGAGACCACAGGAGGAAAATATAATGAAGAGGGAGTTACCGAGGTTGCTATCTATAAATATGACGGGCATCAGGTTGTAGATCAATTTATAAGTCTTGTAAATCCTGAGCGTCCTATACAAGCTTTTGTAGTAGGTCTCACCGGCATTAATAATGAGATGTTGCGCAATGCACCTAAGTTTTATGAAGTTGCTAAACGCATCATTGAGATTACTCAGGATTGCATTATCGTTGCCCACAATGCTCAATTTGATTATAGAATCTTACAGCTTGAATTTGATCGTCTGGGATATGATTATCAACGTAAAAGTTTATGTACTGTAGAATTAGCTCAAAGCCTACTACCTGATCAGGAAAGTTATAGTTTAGGAAAGCTGGTGAGAAACCTGGGTATACCTATCACAGATCGTCATCGTGCTAGTGGAGATGCATTAGCCACCGTAAAACTTTTTAAATTATTATTAGCAAAAGACAGTCAAAAAATAATCATTCAGGAAGCTATAAAGCTTAATCCTAAAAAGAAAATAGACACTAAACTACGGGATCTAATAGCAGAAACACCCAGTACAACCGGTGTTTTTTATATGCATAATACAAATGGTAAAATTATTTTAATTGGCAAAAGCCGAAACATAAAAAAACGGGTTACCCAGCATTTTTCAAATGATAATCGCAAATCAAAACAGATTCAGGAAGATGTACAGGCGATTAGTTATGAAGAAACCGGCAGCGAACTTATCGCTCTTTTAAAGGAAAACGAGGAGGTTAAAAAAAACAAACCGCTTCACAATCGCACGTATCGCAGATTAAAATTTAAAGCCCAATTAGTAAGTTTTACAGACGATAAAGGTTACATAAATCTGAGCATAGAAAAGGCAGACGCACGCAAAGACAGTATTGCAACATTTGCGACTGCTCACGTAGCTAAAACAAATTTGGAGCGCATCATAGAAGAATATAATTTATGCGCAGCAAAAACAAATCTCAATACGCAAAAAGACAGATGCACAGATAAAAGCTGCAGTGGAGCCTGCTTTGAAGAAGAAAGTTTTGAAGATTATAATAAACGTGTTGACGAATTTATAAATTCAATCAGTTTTAAAAATCGTAGTGTTGCACTTATTGATCGGGGTAGAACTTCAGATGAGCGCAGTCTTATCTTAATTGAAGATGGTAAGTTTATGGGAATAGGTTTCTATAATTTAAATTTTCAGCTGAATAATCCTGAAATTTTACATCGCATAATCACACCTATGCAAGATAATCTTGACGCTAAACACATCATTCAAAGCTATCTACGTGTTAAAAAAATAATCAAAACAGTTGATTTAAACCAACTTATAAATTAG
- a CDS encoding ion transporter, which produces MTQPAKHTWKSKIHEVIYEADTPAGKIFDVILLILILLSVALVMLESVANMQIKYGTYFYIGEWVITIFFTVEYILRVISIKKPSAYIFSFYGLIDFISTIPLYLSFFIVGTNALLTIRALRLLRVFRILKITRYIGEGNKLTKALKDSRPKILVFLFAVMILSVIAGTLMYIVEGPEHGFKSIPVSVYWCIVTLTTVGFGDIAPVTALGQFIAMVIMVLGYGIIAVPTGIVSAEMAKKDTVEPDQKGLRLNTQVCHNCGARKHQDEAQYCHKCGSSLHYD; this is translated from the coding sequence TTGACACAACCTGCTAAACATACCTGGAAATCAAAAATACACGAGGTTATATACGAGGCAGACACACCTGCGGGAAAAATTTTTGACGTAATTCTTCTAATACTTATTTTATTAAGTGTGGCTTTGGTAATGCTAGAAAGCGTTGCTAATATGCAAATTAAGTATGGCACTTATTTCTATATTGGAGAATGGGTGATTACGATTTTCTTTACAGTAGAATATATTTTACGAGTAATATCAATAAAAAAACCCTCAGCTTATATTTTTAGCTTTTATGGTCTTATAGATTTTATTTCTACAATTCCACTTTACCTGTCATTTTTTATTGTAGGTACAAACGCTTTACTTACCATACGTGCCTTGAGACTGTTACGCGTATTTAGAATACTTAAAATTACAAGATATATTGGTGAAGGGAATAAATTAACCAAAGCCTTGAAAGACAGCCGACCTAAAATTTTGGTCTTTCTATTTGCGGTGATGATATTATCGGTGATTGCGGGCACATTAATGTATATCGTTGAAGGTCCTGAACATGGCTTTAAAAGCATTCCTGTGAGTGTTTATTGGTGTATTGTGACCTTGACCACCGTTGGTTTTGGAGATATAGCGCCGGTTACGGCTTTAGGACAGTTTATAGCTATGGTTATTATGGTTTTAGGTTATGGCATTATTGCGGTACCTACCGGTATTGTAAGTGCCGAAATGGCTAAAAAAGATACTGTAGAACCTGATCAAAAAGGTTTACGTCTAAACACTCAGGTTTGTCACAACTGTGGAGCCCGAAAACATCAGGACGAAGCGCAATATTGCCACAAATGCGGAAGTAGCTTGCATTATGACTAA